In Candidatus Zixiibacteriota bacterium, one DNA window encodes the following:
- a CDS encoding purine-nucleoside phosphorylase, which produces MENLKEKITQAKDLIQKKIDSQPQIGIILGTGLGSLAEGIKVDTRIDYREIPHFPVSTVESHAGRLLFGKITDKKVLAMQGRFHYYEGYTMQQITFPLRVMKALGIELLIVSNACGGLNPQYRAGDVMVISDHINLLGNNPLIGPNDESLGPRFPDMYNCYDKELIALAEKCALELGIKLQKGVYVAVAGPNLETAAEYRFLRWTGADVVGMSTVPETIVARHQGMKVLGFSIVTDMGLPDALKPTNLEEIIATANKAEPNLKKIIVKVVEELKL; this is translated from the coding sequence ATGGAAAACTTAAAAGAAAAGATCACTCAGGCAAAAGATTTAATTCAGAAGAAAATTGACTCCCAACCTCAGATAGGGATAATTTTGGGCACCGGCCTTGGTTCCTTGGCAGAAGGGATTAAGGTGGATACCCGCATAGACTACCGGGAGATTCCTCATTTCCCGGTCTCAACGGTGGAAAGCCATGCAGGGCGGCTATTATTCGGGAAGATTACCGACAAAAAGGTTTTAGCGATGCAGGGGAGGTTCCATTATTATGAAGGTTACACAATGCAGCAGATAACCTTTCCTCTACGGGTTATGAAGGCTTTAGGAATTGAGCTTTTGATCGTATCAAATGCTTGCGGTGGTTTGAATCCACAATACCGGGCTGGAGATGTGATGGTCATCTCTGACCATATCAACCTCTTGGGGAATAATCCGCTTATCGGTCCGAATGATGAGTCTTTGGGACCCAGGTTCCCTGATATGTATAACTGTTATGATAAGGAATTAATAGCCCTGGCAGAGAAGTGTGCTCTGGAACTGGGCATAAAACTGCAGAAAGGCGTATATGTGGCAGTTGCCGGACCTAATTTGGAAACTGCGGCAGAGTATCGGTTTCTAAGATGGACCGGAGCCGATGTGGTTGGGATGTCAACTGTGCCAGAGACGATTGTGGCAAGGCACCAGGGGATGAAGGTTTTAGGTTTTTCAATCGTAACGGATATGGGTCTTCCGGATGCTTTAAAGCCGACCAATTTAGAGGAGATAATCGCCACAGCCAACAAGGCAGAGCCAAATTTAAAAAAAATTATTGTTAAGGTGGTGGAGGAGTTGAAATTGTAG
- a CDS encoding DivIVA domain-containing protein, which translates to MKITSWEVKNQKFKKKFKGYDPTEVDNFLEILAGEIEEGTKEINLAREKLSSLENKLSEYQNMEQTLQSVILTTQKTAEELKKNAQKEAELLLREAQLKSHKLLEESNLKISEFKKEIYELKNLKDAYVLKFKSMLDLHKNLLESLEQEGGSRFEKKKDLTDEEMEKVVGQFRKGEPRKED; encoded by the coding sequence ATGAAGATAACGTCCTGGGAAGTAAAAAATCAGAAGTTCAAAAAGAAATTCAAAGGGTATGACCCGACTGAAGTGGATAATTTCTTAGAGATTTTAGCCGGGGAAATTGAAGAGGGAACCAAAGAAATCAATCTTGCAAGAGAAAAACTTTCCTCTCTGGAGAACAAGCTTTCAGAATATCAGAATATGGAACAGACCCTGCAGAGTGTGATCCTCACCACGCAGAAGACTGCAGAGGAGCTTAAGAAAAATGCTCAAAAAGAAGCTGAGCTTTTGCTCCGGGAGGCACAGCTTAAAAGCCATAAGCTCTTAGAGGAATCGAATTTGAAGATCTCTGAGTTCAAGAAAGAAATCTATGAACTGAAGAATCTAAAAGATGCCTATGTTTTGAAATTCAAGTCGATGCTGGATTTGCACAAAAACCTTTTGGAGAGCCTGGAGCAGGAAGGCGGCTCGCGCTTTGAAAAAAAGAAAGACTTAACAGATGAGGAGATGGAAAAAGTAGTTGGTCAGTTTAGAAAAGGAGAGCCTCGTAAAGAAGATTGA
- a CDS encoding YggS family pyridoxal phosphate-dependent enzyme → MSTIAENLKRLEERIEKVALKSGRKGEDITLVAVTKNVEPERINQGIDAGIKIIGENRIQEAEEKFKFITRDVEKHLVGHLQTNKVKKAIELFDLIQSVDSLHLAQEISKRGNDKGKIAEVLIEVNTSGESSKYGIKPEEVSNLVEQISELGNVKIKGLMTVGLLTEELEKVRPCFVKLRNLFESLKSLKKENVEMRYLSMGMSSDFELAVEEGASMIRVGTAIFGPRK, encoded by the coding sequence ATGAGCACAATAGCAGAGAATCTGAAAAGATTAGAGGAAAGGATTGAGAAGGTGGCTTTAAAGTCGGGCCGCAAAGGGGAAGATATAACATTAGTTGCAGTTACTAAGAATGTCGAGCCGGAAAGGATAAATCAGGGAATTGATGCGGGGATAAAAATTATCGGAGAAAACAGGATTCAGGAAGCAGAGGAGAAGTTTAAATTTATTACCAGAGATGTCGAAAAACATTTAGTCGGGCATCTGCAGACCAATAAGGTTAAAAAAGCCATAGAGCTTTTTGATTTGATACAATCAGTTGATAGTCTGCATCTGGCTCAGGAGATTTCAAAGAGGGGTAACGACAAGGGAAAGATAGCTGAGGTTTTGATCGAGGTAAATACTTCAGGTGAGTCCTCGAAATACGGGATTAAGCCAGAAGAGGTCTCAAACTTAGTCGAGCAAATATCTGAATTAGGAAACGTAAAGATCAAAGGTCTAATGACAGTAGGACTGTTGACCGAGGAATTGGAGAAAGTCAGACCATGTTTTGTCAAGTTGAGAAATTTATTTGAATCGCTCAAGAGCCTAAAAAAAGAGAACGTGGAGATGAGATATCTTTCTATGGGCATGAGCTCGGATTTTGAATTGGCTGTCGAAGAAGGGGCAAGTATGATAAGGGTAGGGACTGCAATTTTTGGTCCAAGAAAATAA